The DNA region GATCGCGTGACCGTTTTGACCGATGAAGCCGTCACGTTCGAAGAGGTTGACGTCGCGCAAACCCGCGCGGAGCTTGAGCAAGCGACGGATCCGTCCGCCACTGACTTTGCACGCGCCAAACTGCGCCTGACCGGACACTCCTAGGCCCCCGGCGAAAACGTCATCGGTGGCGCAAACACCGGGTTGGACGAAATTGGCCGCACCTGCGCTGGAGATCGCAGCTCTGGCGTTAGGCTCATTTGCTATGGAACTCGCGAGCTCGGCCAAACCCGCGCCCGAGCCAAAGGCTCCGGAGCCGAAGCCCGCGCCTGAACCGGCGCCCGTGCCTCAACCGGTGCCCTCAGCACCGCGCGTTGCGGCGCCGATACTATCGAAGGACCCGTGGGAATTGCGGCCGCGCGAGTTTCTTATGGAGATTGCAGACGAAGGAGCAAACTATTACCGCGCAAGCGATGCGACCTCGGAACTCGTTGCAGGGCTGTACTCGGACGGCAGAATTCGTTTGGCGGACGGCGACGGACGCCGCTTTGCGGGTGCGTTGATCGGCGGTCACGCGGACGTGCTCGAGCTGCGGCACAATGAATGGAGTGAGGTTTTTCTGCGCGTGACGCCGACCGGACGCATGCAACTCGAACTGCGCGGTGGACCGTACGACGCACACGTCTTGACGTGCGAGGCGCTGAGCGCATGAACACGTTGGATCGGCTGGAAACAACGCTGCGTGTTCGCGGCGGGTTACGGCTCGAAGGTTCGATACGAACGCACGGCGCGAAGAATGCCGCGCTGCCGATCATGGCGGCGGCGTTACTTGCCAAAGGCAAAGTCACACTGCATCGCGTTCCGCGCATTACCGACGTTTCCGTCATGTGGTCGCTGCTGGAAGCGCTGGGCGCGCGGCTTCGGTACGAGGGCGAAGGCAGCCTGACGATCGATGCGGCCAATGTCGCTTCCCATATCGCGCCGTATACGCTGGTGCGCAAGCTGGCGGCGTCGTTCGATCTCGTCGGACCGCTGCTCGGCCGCTTTGGACGCGCTGAAGTGCCGCTGCCGGGCGGATGCGTGCTCGGCACGCGCGCGACCGACATGCACGAACAAGCGTTTCTCGCGCTCGGATGCGACGTCAAGAACCAGCGCGGCTATTTCATCGCTACCGCCAAGAAACGCCGGCTACAAGGCGCTGAAATCGAATTCCGTACTCCCAGCGTCGGCGCCACCAAGAATGCCATGCTGGCGGCGGTTGTCGCCGAGGGTACGACGACGGTGCGCAACGCGGCGATGGAACCGGAAGTCGTCGACCTGACGAACTTTTTGATCGCGATGGGCGCGAAGATCCGCGGCGCCGGTTCGGACACGCTCGTTATCGACGGCGTCAACGAACTGCACGGCGTCGAGTACGAGATCATTCCCGATCGCATCGTGGCGGGAACGTTGCTGCTCAGCGGCGCGGCCACGCGCGGTGACGTCACCGTGACCCAGTGCCAGCCCGATCATCTGCTTGCGTTGAGTTTGAAACTGCAAGAGTGCGGTGCGAGCGTGACCAACGGCGACGACTGGCTGCGCGTGGACGCGAGCCGCGTCACCGGCGGCACGGACATCTTGACCGCCCCATTTCCGGGCTTCCCCACCGATTTGCAGCCGCAAATGGTCTCGTTCTTGTGCACGGCGCCGGGAAACAGCATCGTGGAAGAGTCGATCTTCAACGCCCGCTTCTCATACGTCAACGAACTTGCGCGTATGGGCGCCGAGGTGCGGGTTTCGATGGAAAGCAACACGGCCGTGGTCAAAGGCGGCGCGCCGATGTCGGGCGCCCCGGTCGAGGCTCCGGATATTCGAGCCGGCGCCGCCCTGGTGGTCGCGGGCTTGGCCGCGCAGGGCGAAACCGAGATCATCGGCTTAGAATACATCGACCGCGGTTACGAGCGGCTGGAAGAGATGCTGTCGGGATTGGGTGGGCAAGTTCAGCGATCGAGCGGTATCACGCCGCTCGTCGAGCCGACCGGACTTTTCGAAACAAGCGCGTATCCTAAGACCCGGGCTCGCGCTCAATAACATTTTCTAGAAAAAAGGAACCGTCTTGGATATCGGGATCGATTTAGGCACGGCCAACGTGCTGGTGCACGTCAAAGGCAAGGGGATCGTTTTGCGCGAGCCTTCGGTCGTGGCCAAAGACATGAGTAACGGCCGCACGCTGGCCGTCGGCGAGGAAGCCCGTCAGATGCTCGGGCGCACGCCGGGGCATATTCAAGCCATTCGCCCGCTGCGCGACGGCGTGATCGCCGACTTCGAAGTGACCGAGGCGATGCTCAGTTACTTCATCAAGAAAGTCATGCGCGATCGGTCGTGGTGGTCGTCGCTCTTCCGTCCCAAACCGAACGTGGTCATCTGCGTGCCCGCCGAGATCACGAGCGTTGAAGAGCGCGCGGTGAAAGACGCCGCAAAACTCGCCGGTGCAAAGTCTGTGGAGATCATTGCCGAACCGATGGCAGCCGCGATCGGCGCAGGCTTGCCGATCGACGGCCCATCCGGCAGCATGGTCGTGGACATCGGCGGCGGCACGACCGACGTTGCCGTTATCTCGCTCGGCGGCATTGTCGTTTCGCAGTCGCTGCGCGTGGCCGGCAACAAATTAGACGAAGCCATCATTCGCTACGTGCGCCGCGTGTACAACTTGATGATCGGCGAGCGCATGGCCGAAGAGATCAAGATCAAGATTGGATCCGCATACAAACTTGAATCCGAATTAGCGATGGAGATTCGCGGGCGCGATTTGATCAACGGCTTGCCCAATACGGTGAAGGTGACGAGCGAAGAGATTCGCGAGGCATTGTCGGAACCGGTCGGTCAGATCGTCGAGGCGGTAAAGTCGGTTCTCGAAAAAACGCCGCCCGAACTCTCGTCGGACATCATCGATCGCGGCGTGATCCTTACCGGCGGTGGTGCGCTCTTGCGCGGTTTTGACAAGCTTCTGGCCGAGGTGTGCGGCATTCCGGTGATCGTGGCGGACGATCCGCTTTCGTGCGTCGCCCACGGCACCGGCATGTGGGTCCGGCTCTAGGGAGGATCCCACGCCGGAAACAATCGACGCGCGAACGGAGCCGCTCGAGCAGGTTGTGGAAGCGGCCGCGCGCGTGGTGTTGCGCGGCGGGACCGTTATATTTCCCACGGACACGGCCTACGGAATCGGCTGCGATCCGTTCGACCTGGACGCGATCGCGCGGATTTACGGCGCGAAAAAACGTCCCGCCAACAAACCGCTGTCGCTGCATCTGGCGACCGTCGCGGAGTTTTTGGAGTACGCACGCGACCAGCGCGAAGTGGCGGCGGCGGTCCGGCGGCTCTTCCCCGGACCGGTGACGATCATTCTGCGGCGTCCGGCATTCGTCGAGCGCGAGGTGAGCGCGGGCTTGCCGACCATCGGTTATCGCGTTCCCGACGACGCGCTGTGCAGTGCGATTTTGGACCGCTGCGGACCGCTGGCAGCGACTAGCGCGAACAGGAGCGGCGAGCGCCCCTACTTCGGAGGTGGAGACTTGAGCGCATTGCCGCCCGCGGACCTCGTGATTGAGAACGGCCCCACCAAATACGGTCAGGAGTCGAGCGTCATCGACTTTACCGGCCCGCAGCCGGTTCTGCTGCGCGAGGGGGTTGTTTCGTACGAGCGCCTAAGCGAGCTCGCCGGGCCTATCGTACGTTATCGGGTAGCGACATGAAGACGACAAGAAACGTGCTCTTAGCGATCTGCGCCGCGCTGTGTGCGCTGGCGGCGGCGCCGCGCACTACCACGACGGGCTTCAATTTCAGCGATTGGAACGTGCAGACCGGAGAGTTTACTTACAACTATCAGTCCGGCGCATTCTCGACGCCCACCCACATCACGCTGACGCGGCCGGGCAGCGAGATCCGCGCCGATCGCGCCAACGGAAACACCAAGTCGAAGCAGGCGCTGCTCTCCGGCAACGTCTGGCTGCGCGATCAGAACGGCGTATTGACGAACTTCTCCAGCGGAACGATGTCGGGTCATCAGCCGGCGATCCTGACGTGCGACTCGCTGCAGATCGACGGCACCGGAAAAATCTACACCGCCGTTGGCCACGTGCATTTCGTGCAAGGCGCGAGTTCGGTTACCGCGGATCGCGCGGTGATGAACGGCTTGACGCACGACTTGCATCTCTTCGGCAACGTGACGATGCACACATGAATGCCGCACGCATCGCGATCGCCGCGCTAACGCTGGCGGCTTTCGGCGGCTCGCTGGCCGGTGCTGCGCCGAAAAAAACCGCAACGACGACGACGACGATTGGCGGATGGACGATCCAAACGACCGAGACCGACATGAACTTGAAGACCGGATCGTTTGCGGTGCCGCATCCGTTCACGATGACGCGCGAAGACGGGTCCACGGTGAATGCGGATCGTGCGGTAGGAAACTATAAGAAGAAACAAGCCACCCTCTACGGGCACGTCAGCGTGCACGATGCGAACGGGACGTTCGGATTGCACAGCGCGCAGCCGGCGCATCACGATCCGGCGACGCTGTCGGCGGACACGCTCAACATTGACGACGTCACGCATCTCTACGACGCGGACGGCAACGTGCATTACGTGCAGGGCCAAACGACGGCCGATGCGCAGACCGCGCATCTCAACGACGCCACCCACCGCCTCGATCTCTCCGGTAAAGTGCACGTCGTGCAAGGAGAGCGCACGCTGGACGCGGACAGCGCGACGTACAACACCGTGACCGGGGACGGCGAGGCTGACGGGCACGCAATGCTGACGTTCCCCGGAGGCAGTCCGTCGATCGCGACGCCGAAACCGATCATAATTCGCGGCCCGAAGATCCCGTAGCCGTGGAGCCGAGTCTCTTCGGTTCCGCGGCCGGCAGCGCGCCGCTGGCCGCGCGGATGCGTCCGCGCACGCTGGACGAATTCGTCGGCCAGGAACAGATCGTCGGCGAAGGCCGCGCGCTGCGCGCCTCCATCGAGAACGATACGGTTCCGTCGCTGATTCTGTGGGGACCGCCGGGAACCGGAAAGACGACGCTGGCCGAGATCATCGCCAACATGACGGGCGCGCATTTCAGTTCTATCTCCGCAGTCAGCGCCGGCGTCGCCGATCTGCGCAAGATCGTCGCGCAAGCGCAGCAGCGGCGCGCGCTTGGCAAACGCACCGTGCTCTTCATCGACGAAATTCACCGCTTCAACAAAGCGCAACAGGATGCGGTGCTACCATACGTTGAGGACGGCACGATCACGCTGATCGGCGCGACGACGGAGAATCCATCGTTCGAAGTGATCTCCGCGTTGCTTTCGCGCTCGCGCGTTTTCGTGCTGAAAGCGCTGACCGATGAAGAAGTCGGAACGATCGTCGATCGCGCGCTGGCCGATCGCGAGCGCGGTTTGGGCAAGCTCGCCGTCCGGTTGGAGCCAGATGCGCGCGAGGCGCTCGTGTCGCTGGCGAACGGCGACGCACGCGTCGCTTTGAGCACGCTGGAGTTTGCCGTCAACGCGGCGCCGGTTGGCGCGGATGAAACGCGCACGCTGGACGCGCGGCTGATCGCCGACGCCATGCAGCGCCGCGCCGCGAGCTACGACAAAGGCGGTGAGCAGCACTACGACGTCATCAGCGCCTTCATCAAGAGTATTCGCGGAAGCGATCCGGACGCCGCCGTCTACTGGCTCGCGCGCATGATCGATGCCGGTGAAGATCCATTGTTTATCGCCCGCCGGCTCGTCATTCTCGCCTCGGAAGACGTCGGCTTGGCGGACTCGCGCGGGCTGTCGGTCGCGATGGCCGCGCAGCAAGCCGTGCATTTCGTGGGCATGCCCGAAGGGTTCTTTCCACTCGCCCACTGCACGCTGTATCTAGCGACGGCGCCAAAGAGCAACAGCGTCGGCCGCGCCTACGGCGCCGCTCTAAGAGATGTCGAGGGGACGCGCAACGATCCGGTGCCGCTGCACCTGCGCAATGCGCCCACCGGACTCATGCGGCAACTCGGCTACGGGAAAGAATACGAGTACGCGCACGCGAGCGAGGAATATCAATCGCAGCGCGGCGATCTTCCGCCGGCCGAACGTTTGCAAAACTATTTGCCCGAGAATATCGCCAAACGCGCGTACTTCGAACCGGGCATCCAAGGCGAGGAATCAAAGCTCGTCGAGTGGATCAAGAAACGCCGCTCTCCGAAGGGCTGACGACGCATCTCCCGTATTCATCTGGGCTCTGGAGGACCGAACATGACGGCTGTACCTATGGCTCCATCTCCATGGAAGCTCGGCGATTTTCACGTTATCGGAAGAACGCACAACGCGGGCGACGCGCTGTGCGAAGATTGCGGCCTCGGCGCTGAAGCGCGTGTGCTCGACGTCGCCTGTGGAAGCGGCAACACGGCGTTATCGGCGGCGCGGTATGGAGCGCACGTAACGGGACTCGATTTGGTTGACAAGCTCATCGAGCGTGCGCGCATCCGCGCGGAAGCAGAGGGATTTAAGATCGAGTTTCTCACCGGGACTGCCGAAGAGCTGCCCTTTCCGGATGCGTCCTTCGACTTCGTGCTCTCGACGTTCGGCGTGATGTTTGCGCCAAATCAAGAACGCGCGGCGAGCGAATTGTTGCGAGTCTGCAAACCGGGCGGAACGATCGGCCTTTCCAATTGGACGCCCGAAAGTTTTCCCGGCGCGATGTTCGGCCTGGGAAGAAAGTACGCTCCGCCGCCGCCGCCCGGATCGCGCCCGCCGATTGAATGGGGAACGGTGCCCGGACTTCAGCGGCTCTTCGGCGGAAAAGTGAAAGAGATGCGTTTACTCGATCGATCGTTCCGGATGGATTTCGCAAATCTCGACGCCTGGTTCGATACTTTCCGCAACTATTTCGGGCCGATGAAGATGCTTTTCGACAATCTGCCGCCCGAGCAAGTGCCGGCGGTGAGCGAGGAGCTGCGCGAGGCCGTCGCGCGCTACAACCGCGCGACCGACGGGACGCTGAGCGTGGCCATGACGTACGTCAACGTGGTGCTTCGGAAGCCCTAAAAAATGAAGACGGCCCGGGCGTTTCCCGGACCGTCTTCCCCGTTGCTACTTCTCGGAGTGTGCAATGGAGCTTCGCACGAATAGAGCCTACCGCCGAGTTCTGAGAATATCCTGAAATGCAGCGGATTTATTTGGACCATGCCGCCACCACGCCCGTGCGCCCCGAAGCGCTCGAGGCGATGCTGCCTTTTTTCGGCCCGGGCGGCTACAATCCGAGCTCCGTCCACGCCGAGGGGCGGGCCGCCAGGGCCGCCTTGGACGACGCTCGCGAGCGGATCGCGCGCATTCTGGGAGCCAAGCCCAAGGAGATCGTCTTCACCGGCAGCGGCTCGGAGGCGGACAACCTGGGAATCGCCGGCGCCGCGCGGGCGTCGCGCGCCCGCGGCCGTCATCTCGTCTCGGCGGTTACCGAGCACCACGCCGTCTTGCACACGCTGGAGGCCCTTCAAAGTGAAGGTTGGGAGATCACGCTGCTGCCGGTCGATTCGCAAGGAAACGTCGATCCTCAAGAATTTGCCTCGGTCTTGCGCGCCGATACCGTGCTCGCGTCGATCGCCTATGCGAACAACGAGATCGGGACGATCGCTCCGATCGCGCAGTTGGCGCGGATGGCGCATGCGCGCGGTGCGCTGTTTCACACCGATGCTGTGCAGGCGCCCGCGTATTTGCCGATCGACGTGCGCGAACTCGAGGTCGATCTGCTCTCCATTGCGGCGCACAAATTCTACGGTCCCAAAGGCGTCGGCGCGCTTTTCGTGCGCGAAGGCACGCCGATCGAAGCGCTGGTGCACGGCGGCGGCCAGGAGTTTGCAAAACGCGCCGGCACCGAAAACGTGGCCGGCATAGTGGGAATGGCGCGTGCGCTTGAACTGGCGAGTGCCGAGCGCGCCGTGACCGCGGAGCGAGCCGGAAAATTGCGCGACCGTTTGGAGGCGGCGATCTGCGAGCGGCTCGACGGAGTGCGCGTGAACGGCGCCGGCGCAAAGCGGCTTCCGAACAATTTGAATCTGTCGATTTTGGGCGTCGAATCGGATGGGCTGATCGCGCGCTTGGATATGGACGGGCTGGCGGTTTCGGCCGGAAGCGCCTGCGCCTCG from Candidatus Rubrimentiphilum sp. includes:
- a CDS encoding class I SAM-dependent methyltransferase yields the protein MAPSPWKLGDFHVIGRTHNAGDALCEDCGLGAEARVLDVACGSGNTALSAARYGAHVTGLDLVDKLIERARIRAEAEGFKIEFLTGTAEELPFPDASFDFVLSTFGVMFAPNQERAASELLRVCKPGGTIGLSNWTPESFPGAMFGLGRKYAPPPPPGSRPPIEWGTVPGLQRLFGGKVKEMRLLDRSFRMDFANLDAWFDTFRNYFGPMKMLFDNLPPEQVPAVSEELREAVARYNRATDGTLSVAMTYVNVVLRKP
- a CDS encoding rod shape-determining protein gives rise to the protein MDIGIDLGTANVLVHVKGKGIVLREPSVVAKDMSNGRTLAVGEEARQMLGRTPGHIQAIRPLRDGVIADFEVTEAMLSYFIKKVMRDRSWWSSLFRPKPNVVICVPAEITSVEERAVKDAAKLAGAKSVEIIAEPMAAAIGAGLPIDGPSGSMVVDIGGGTTDVAVISLGGIVVSQSLRVAGNKLDEAIIRYVRRVYNLMIGERMAEEIKIKIGSAYKLESELAMEIRGRDLINGLPNTVKVTSEEIREALSEPVGQIVEAVKSVLEKTPPELSSDIIDRGVILTGGGALLRGFDKLLAEVCGIPVIVADDPLSCVAHGTGMWVRL
- a CDS encoding cysteine desulfurase family protein encodes the protein MQRIYLDHAATTPVRPEALEAMLPFFGPGGYNPSSVHAEGRAARAALDDARERIARILGAKPKEIVFTGSGSEADNLGIAGAARASRARGRHLVSAVTEHHAVLHTLEALQSEGWEITLLPVDSQGNVDPQEFASVLRADTVLASIAYANNEIGTIAPIAQLARMAHARGALFHTDAVQAPAYLPIDVRELEVDLLSIAAHKFYGPKGVGALFVREGTPIEALVHGGGQEFAKRAGTENVAGIVGMARALELASAERAVTAERAGKLRDRLEAAICERLDGVRVNGAGAKRLPNNLNLSILGVESDGLIARLDMDGLAVSAGSACASGVVEPSHVLGSLGLAPEWLRGVVRLSLGRTTNEEEITRAGDTLIGAVSGLRTAFGFSNEAERGIVGSRPATPGGGHF
- the murA gene encoding UDP-N-acetylglucosamine 1-carboxyvinyltransferase, giving the protein MNTLDRLETTLRVRGGLRLEGSIRTHGAKNAALPIMAAALLAKGKVTLHRVPRITDVSVMWSLLEALGARLRYEGEGSLTIDAANVASHIAPYTLVRKLAASFDLVGPLLGRFGRAEVPLPGGCVLGTRATDMHEQAFLALGCDVKNQRGYFIATAKKRRLQGAEIEFRTPSVGATKNAMLAAVVAEGTTTVRNAAMEPEVVDLTNFLIAMGAKIRGAGSDTLVIDGVNELHGVEYEIIPDRIVAGTLLLSGAATRGDVTVTQCQPDHLLALSLKLQECGASVTNGDDWLRVDASRVTGGTDILTAPFPGFPTDLQPQMVSFLCTAPGNSIVEESIFNARFSYVNELARMGAEVRVSMESNTAVVKGGAPMSGAPVEAPDIRAGAALVVAGLAAQGETEIIGLEYIDRGYERLEEMLSGLGGQVQRSSGITPLVEPTGLFETSAYPKTRARAQ
- a CDS encoding LptA/OstA family protein, which encodes MNAARIAIAALTLAAFGGSLAGAAPKKTATTTTTIGGWTIQTTETDMNLKTGSFAVPHPFTMTREDGSTVNADRAVGNYKKKQATLYGHVSVHDANGTFGLHSAQPAHHDPATLSADTLNIDDVTHLYDADGNVHYVQGQTTADAQTAHLNDATHRLDLSGKVHVVQGERTLDADSATYNTVTGDGEADGHAMLTFPGGSPSIATPKPIIIRGPKIP
- the lptC gene encoding LPS export ABC transporter periplasmic protein LptC; this translates as MKTTRNVLLAICAALCALAAAPRTTTTGFNFSDWNVQTGEFTYNYQSGAFSTPTHITLTRPGSEIRADRANGNTKSKQALLSGNVWLRDQNGVLTNFSSGTMSGHQPAILTCDSLQIDGTGKIYTAVGHVHFVQGASSVTADRAVMNGLTHDLHLFGNVTMHT
- a CDS encoding L-threonylcarbamoyladenylate synthase: MDARTEPLEQVVEAAARVVLRGGTVIFPTDTAYGIGCDPFDLDAIARIYGAKKRPANKPLSLHLATVAEFLEYARDQREVAAAVRRLFPGPVTIILRRPAFVEREVSAGLPTIGYRVPDDALCSAILDRCGPLAATSANRSGERPYFGGGDLSALPPADLVIENGPTKYGQESSVIDFTGPQPVLLREGVVSYERLSELAGPIVRYRVAT
- a CDS encoding replication-associated recombination protein A; this encodes MEPSLFGSAAGSAPLAARMRPRTLDEFVGQEQIVGEGRALRASIENDTVPSLILWGPPGTGKTTLAEIIANMTGAHFSSISAVSAGVADLRKIVAQAQQRRALGKRTVLFIDEIHRFNKAQQDAVLPYVEDGTITLIGATTENPSFEVISALLSRSRVFVLKALTDEEVGTIVDRALADRERGLGKLAVRLEPDAREALVSLANGDARVALSTLEFAVNAAPVGADETRTLDARLIADAMQRRAASYDKGGEQHYDVISAFIKSIRGSDPDAAVYWLARMIDAGEDPLFIARRLVILASEDVGLADSRGLSVAMAAQQAVHFVGMPEGFFPLAHCTLYLATAPKSNSVGRAYGAALRDVEGTRNDPVPLHLRNAPTGLMRQLGYGKEYEYAHASEEYQSQRGDLPPAERLQNYLPENIAKRAYFEPGIQGEESKLVEWIKKRRSPKG